A window of Cryomorphaceae bacterium genomic DNA:
AGGAAGTGTCACATCTAACCAGGCGTTGGGAGCCAGGGTTTCGGTGTACTCAAAGCTTTGTTCTGTCTCACCCGGGATACCGTAATGAACTTCAAAACCGCTAATCGGTTGCGAACCGAAATTGCGCACCCGAATAATGGGTTCAATGGTGTTTTCGCAGGTGGCATTTACACTTGGCCAAACAATTTCCTGCAGCACCAAATCGTGGTCAGCAATGAAAGGGGGCTCGGGCACGTAACCCATTCCTGTGAGGTATTCAAAGGCGTCCACCAGGTTGATGATTCCCATACCGTAAGTATTGTCTTCGCCGGGTTCACCCAAATCAATGGCGCTGTAGTAGAGGGCTTCGAGGATGTCTTTGCCGGGCAGGTAAGGGAACGCTTCTTTCAGAAGCAGTACAGCACCTACCGCATGGGGGCAGGCCATGGATGTACCCGAAAGGCTCGCGTATTCGTTTTGTCCAACCGCCGAGCGCACGTTTTGTCCGGGTGCTACCACTTCGGGCTTAATCAGTATGGATCCTTCGCCTCCACATTGGCTCGGCCCTCTGCTCGAAAAGCCGCTGATGGGTAAACTGGCCACATTGCCGTTTACACTTCCCACTGTAAAGATGTTTACCTCGTTGGAGTTGATGTTGTGCGGAACGCTCATGGTCATCGGTTCGGGGCCGCTGTTTCCGGCAGAACTCACGTTGGCAATTCCGGCAGCTTCCACAGCCAGAAACATTTGGGTCATGTCCTCGTCGCAATAGGGCGATTCTTCCGAGGCAGAGCGACCCCATGAATTGTTGATGGCATGCGGAACATCATCACTGGTGTTGATATCGCCGTCCGGGTTAAGACTCCACTGGTAAGCAAGCAGGTAGGCGTGAAGGGGCTTTACCTGCGACTGGCTGTTGGCAACGGGGTCTGTGGCAATAAAGTAGGCGTTGAAAGCCAGTCCGATGGTGTCGTTCATGGCCGAATCCAGTCCGAGAACAGTGCCGGAGGTGTGTGTGCCGTGGCTACCGGATTTGTCTCCGGGAAACTCAAGGTCATAACCCAGCCAGCTTTCGGACAGAGGTACCCGATGTCCTTTCCACTGCTTTTTAAGGGCAGGGTGGTTGGGCCACACACCGGTATCAACGCTCATCATGGTGGTTCCGCGGCCGGTGTATCCCATTGCCCATAGAGCAGGCGCTCCTACCACGGTAAGTCCGGGTTCGCTGCTGTTTTGCGCTCTGGGCGTTGGTTCCGGTGCACGCACGGGCTCAATCAGCGCAAAGGGTGATTCATCGAGCAGAATGCCGCGCAGGTCGGGGTGATGCCGCAACGCTTCAATTCCTTCGGGTTTTAATTGCAGGGCCAGCATGTTCACGATAAAAATCTCAGGACCTGGCTGGTAAGCAATGTTGTTATCATCCAGAAATTGCAGCATATCGCGTTGACTGCGTTGGGCCAACTTCCGGGTTGTTTGAATGACCGCTTGTGGCCTTTCGTTTACAGGTGTCTGCAACGCATTGAAGGAGAGTTGAAGCGAATCAATGTTGGCCTGTTCGTGAAATGAAAGCAGAACCGGAATCCAATCGCGGTTTTCATTCATGACGCTTTCCAAACGCGGTTCAAGGGTTGCTTGTGAAAGGAGTGTGTAGTGGATGGCAATGAATAAAAGCGCGGATAGGTATCTCATGTTATTGATTTGTTTCGGGTGTTGCTTGTTGTTCAGGAAGAGGTTCCGGGCGTTCAAAATCCATTTCCATCCACTCTCTGCTGCGGAGCTTTCCGTTGCGTTTGTAGGTGGTGAAGTAGCCTACGGGATTCCCTTCTTCGTATTGTTGCTGAGTCATTAACTGCCCGCTCTTGTAATAGGTTTTCACCAGTCCGTGCAATTTGCCTTCGCGGTAGTTGATTTTTTCGTTTACCTCGCCATTGGTAAAGTAGATGATATGGGTTCCGTGCAGCACGCCGTTTTGAAAAACACGTTCCTGGTAGATTCGACCTTTTTCGTCGTAATCGGCAAAGCGACCGTGGGGCACTCCGTCTGAGTATTCTCCTTCGGCCAGCATGTGCCCGTTTTTGTAGTAGGTGATGTTTTTGCCGTCGAAAAAGCCGTGCTTAAACTGTTTCACGGAAAGCAATTCACCATTGCGATAGTACTCTTTCCACTCACCGTGTTTTTTGCCTTTGGCGTCGTAATAGCCTTCGGTTTTGAGTTGGCCGTTGGAAAACAACTCTTCAAAACGCTCTGTTTTCTCCTGGGCCATCAAAGCCTGGGGCAGGATCAGGAAAAGTGCACATGCCGCAAGGGTGGTGAACAGTTGTTTCATGTTAGCCGCAGCCAAAAATTCAGCAGCTTGTAATACAAACTGCCGGGTTGATTAAGTGAAGCTACGAAGATACGGGACTTTGGCGGAAAGAAAAAAGCTGTTACTTACCGATACAAAACCGCGAAAAGATATTCCCGAGCAGATCGTCGGTGGATATCTGCCCCGTAATCTCGCCCAGGTGGTGAAG
This region includes:
- a CDS encoding toxin-antitoxin system YwqK family antitoxin, which translates into the protein MKQLFTTLAACALFLILPQALMAQEKTERFEELFSNGQLKTEGYYDAKGKKHGEWKEYYRNGELLSVKQFKHGFFDGKNITYYKNGHMLAEGEYSDGVPHGRFADYDEKGRIYQERVFQNGVLHGTHIIYFTNGEVNEKINYREGKLHGLVKTYYKSGQLMTQQQYEEGNPVGYFTTYKRNGKLRSREWMEMDFERPEPLPEQQATPETNQ
- a CDS encoding T9SS C-terminal target domain-containing protein, whose protein sequence is MRYLSALLFIAIHYTLLSQATLEPRLESVMNENRDWIPVLLSFHEQANIDSLQLSFNALQTPVNERPQAVIQTTRKLAQRSQRDMLQFLDDNNIAYQPGPEIFIVNMLALQLKPEGIEALRHHPDLRGILLDESPFALIEPVRAPEPTPRAQNSSEPGLTVVGAPALWAMGYTGRGTTMMSVDTGVWPNHPALKKQWKGHRVPLSESWLGYDLEFPGDKSGSHGTHTSGTVLGLDSAMNDTIGLAFNAYFIATDPVANSQSQVKPLHAYLLAYQWSLNPDGDINTSDDVPHAINNSWGRSASEESPYCDEDMTQMFLAVEAAGIANVSSAGNSGPEPMTMSVPHNINSNEVNIFTVGSVNGNVASLPISGFSSRGPSQCGGEGSILIKPEVVAPGQNVRSAVGQNEYASLSGTSMACPHAVGAVLLLKEAFPYLPGKDILEALYYSAIDLGEPGEDNTYGMGIINLVDAFEYLTGMGYVPEPPFIADHDLVLQEIVWPSVNATCENTIEPIIRVRNFGSQPISGFEVHYGIPGETEQSFEYTETLAPNAWLDVTLPAYTTLSSGYTEMFFGVEPIEELIEQDVLNNQLFARFAIKTSEEIDFVETFETENINLSTWHIENPDNEITWEPFTLPVSLDSAVCMRVELSEYAPRASQLDDFVGPKVAVPAGTQNLFLAFDLAYQLRNSPPLAYDTLRVYVASECNETEPVLVYKKGGEALSTWDVSTPYFVPTIEEQWRREVIDLSDVASGEYVIPIFQTENRRGNNLYINNISIYSESDPLAVEELWMSDLVLFPNPARNEATLRWASVEQLLNVSLLDGTGRAIMQWQVHGTTGESQIDLNGLSHGLYFVRVSGQSGNRVLKLVKH